A single region of the Streptomyces sp. ITFR-16 genome encodes:
- the aspS gene encoding aspartate--tRNA ligase, whose product MHRYRSHTCGELRASDVGTDVRLSGWLHNRRDLGGILFIDLRDHYGLVQLVARPGTPGNDALAKLTKETVVRIDGKVSARGADNVNPELPTGEIEIEVTEAEVLGEAAPLPFTINAEDGVNEERRLEYRFLDLRRERMHRNIMLRSAVIASIRAKMVALGFNEMATPILTATSPEGARDFVVPSRLNPGKFYALPQAPQQFKQLLMISGFDRYFQIAPCFRDEDARADRSPGEFYQLDVEMSFVEQEDVFRPIEKLMTELFEEFGNGRHVTSPFPRIPFRESMLKYGNDKPDLRAKLELVDISDVFADSEFKAFAGKHVRALPVPDTAGQSRKFFDGLGEYAVEHGAKGLAWVRVGEDGKLAGPIAKFLTETDIKTLTERLSLVPGHAVFFGAGEFDEVSKIMSVVRVEAAKRAGHFEEGVFRFCWIVDFPMYEKDEDTGKIDFSHNPFSMPQGGLKDLEEKDPLDILAWQYDIVCNGIELSSGAIRNHEPELMLKAFEIAGYDRETVEHEFAGMLRAFRLGAPPHGGIAPGVDRIVMLLADEPNIRETIAFPLNGNAQDLMMGAPTVLDETRLRELNIQLRKPAAPAKDATEK is encoded by the coding sequence ATGCATCGGTACAGGTCCCACACCTGCGGCGAGCTCCGCGCCTCTGACGTCGGCACCGACGTCCGGCTGAGCGGCTGGCTGCACAATCGCCGAGACCTGGGTGGCATCCTCTTCATCGATCTGCGCGACCACTACGGCCTGGTGCAGCTCGTCGCCCGCCCCGGCACCCCCGGCAACGACGCCCTGGCGAAGCTGACCAAGGAGACCGTCGTACGGATCGACGGCAAGGTCTCCGCCCGCGGCGCCGACAACGTCAACCCGGAGCTCCCGACCGGCGAGATCGAGATCGAGGTCACCGAGGCCGAGGTGCTGGGCGAGGCCGCCCCGCTGCCCTTCACGATCAACGCCGAGGACGGGGTCAACGAGGAGCGGCGCCTGGAGTACCGCTTCCTGGACCTGCGCCGCGAGCGCATGCACCGCAACATCATGCTGCGCTCCGCCGTCATCGCCTCGATCCGCGCCAAGATGGTGGCCCTCGGCTTCAACGAGATGGCGACGCCGATCCTCACCGCGACCTCCCCCGAGGGCGCCCGTGACTTCGTCGTCCCGTCCCGGCTGAACCCCGGCAAGTTCTACGCGCTGCCGCAGGCCCCGCAGCAGTTCAAGCAGCTGCTGATGATCTCGGGCTTCGACCGCTACTTCCAGATCGCGCCCTGTTTCCGCGACGAGGACGCCCGCGCCGACCGTTCGCCCGGCGAGTTCTACCAGCTCGACGTCGAGATGTCCTTCGTCGAGCAGGAGGACGTCTTCCGCCCGATCGAGAAGCTCATGACCGAGCTCTTCGAGGAGTTCGGCAACGGCCGCCACGTCACCTCGCCGTTCCCGCGCATCCCGTTCCGCGAGTCGATGCTGAAGTACGGCAACGACAAGCCGGACCTGCGCGCCAAGCTGGAGCTCGTCGACATCTCCGACGTCTTCGCGGACTCGGAGTTCAAGGCGTTCGCCGGCAAGCACGTCCGCGCGCTTCCGGTGCCGGACACCGCGGGCCAGTCCCGCAAGTTCTTCGACGGCCTCGGTGAGTACGCCGTCGAGCACGGCGCCAAGGGCCTCGCCTGGGTCCGCGTCGGCGAGGACGGCAAGCTGGCAGGGCCGATCGCCAAGTTCCTCACCGAGACCGACATCAAGACGCTCACCGAGCGGCTCTCGCTCGTCCCGGGCCACGCCGTGTTCTTCGGCGCCGGGGAGTTCGACGAGGTCTCCAAGATCATGTCCGTCGTCCGTGTCGAGGCAGCCAAGCGGGCCGGCCACTTCGAGGAGGGCGTCTTCCGGTTCTGCTGGATCGTCGACTTCCCGATGTACGAGAAGGACGAGGACACCGGCAAGATCGACTTCTCGCACAACCCCTTCTCGATGCCCCAGGGCGGCCTGAAGGACCTGGAGGAGAAGGACCCGCTGGACATCCTCGCCTGGCAGTACGACATCGTCTGCAACGGCATCGAGCTGTCCTCCGGCGCCATCCGTAACCACGAGCCCGAGCTGATGCTCAAGGCGTTCGAGATCGCCGGTTACGACCGCGAGACCGTCGAGCACGAGTTCGCGGGCATGCTCCGCGCCTTCCGCCTCGGCGCCCCGCCGCACGGTGGCATCGCCCCGGGCGTCGACCGCATCGTGATGCTGCTGGCCGACGAGCCCAACATCCGCGAGACCATCGCCTTCCCGCTCAACGGCAACGCCCAGGACCTGATGATGGGCGCGCCCACGGTGCTGGACGAGACCCGCCTGCGTGAGCTGAACATCCAGCTCCGCAAGCCGGCCGCGCCCGCGAAGGACGCCACCGAGAAGTAG